From the genome of Gymnogyps californianus isolate 813 chromosome 4, ASM1813914v2, whole genome shotgun sequence:
CCTTGGTTATTGTAATGCCCCACTGGAGGACACAGGTTCTGGCCATGCCTAATCAAGCCTGCCTAGCACATAAGGCAGTATGTATCCGTTAATACAAAGATGAAAGATGTATGGCTCTCCAGACGTCATGAAGACCACAGATAATCACCAGTCCTGAACAAACTGAGAAACTCTGATCTGCATACAATGCAATATACACAAGCCCAGACCAGCATGGCATCTTGCTTCTTCAGTATGCTACTTCTACAGTATGTACTAGAGTTATAAATCAGTAAAACTATTTAAACAAGGTCTGAACACACTTCGTTCCTCACTTGAATTGTTTGTTTGCATCATAAAATACAACGATGTTTCACTTCTTAAACACTTGGACTTTTTTCTCGCTGTTCAAACCGTATTCAACTAGAGGCTAAGCCCACTAGCTATGGTAAAAAGTATTTGCACCATCTTACTCTGCTAGAACATCACGACTCCAAGAACTCTATCCTCTGCTGCTTAAAGGAACTGAAAAACTCTTCCACATAACATATGGCACCTCTAAtagctttgtatttaatatttcttcaaCACATtctcaaatatatttaacttcTACATCCAATCAAAAGATAATTGAATATTGTCTTTgggatttctgaaataaaactgaaaatatttgatgaaTCGTACTGGACCAGACACAGTGGCTGAATAATTTGGCAAAATGTCAGGAACATTCATCAGTTATATCTaataaagaggggaaaaaaaaaaaataaaaaaaaaaaaatcagtcaatCCTACTTCTTACAACTACTAGTTTTATACTTGCTAGTAagagtggggaggggggaaatggaATGAACTGCTTTTTCCATGACTTCATAGTGCATCCAGCCTTCTGGGTACCAAAAAGTCAACTTCTCCATTCCTTTGACTCCTGTGTTTGCTGTTCTaccctttcctctgcctccaccTAAATTCTTCTCGAGTAATCTCTGGACTGCCTACAGATTGTGTGTGTCCAAAAGAACGATATGGactcaattaattttaaatgttcaaatggatcaaaaacaaaaagggaaaaatgtagaaatacaCCTTTCTTCTAAATTCCACAGAACCTTTGAGCAGAAGAACAGGAATATCTACCTGCACGCTTAACAGCAAACAGTTAAAACCATAAGAACAATATAAGctagaaactttctttttaatggaagtgCAAGTTTAAGCAGAACAGTGATCGATAACCCTGTGGGTGTTTTTTTATTCAAACTAATCATGCAGATCCCTTTCCCTTTGTACTACAGGAATACTAAACTGTAAAATGCCTTTCAAAcggaaaaatgtttctattagAACCTCCACATACCTGTAAAGTGACTAGAAGAGGTTAGTCTAGTTAAGTGTGTTGCAACACGCAAAGGCAAAGTGCACACGCTTCTGAACTCAGAATTTGTCAGTTAAGTGGAAATGCTGGCTTGCAAGCAAATCCACATGCAAAAGAAATTTACTGATCATATGTttactacaaaacaaaaaaaacccaaactctgaAAGCTAATGATCACCTTTCACTATGGAAAGCTGGGCAGCTTGGTGTAGACCTTAACATTTAACATTTGTGTTACAGGCATACTTcttaaaaatggcaaagaaatgaGGCCTCAGGAacttaaaacacacacaaaatcagtttgctttttttcattttatgcttcACTTACAAAAATACAAGTCTGTTACCTACTTAACTCCTGTGTTTACTACCTCCATGAAAATCAGAATGTGAATGATTTTATACTTCTGTAAACAGCCTGTGTACCAGTAATTATCTATTTGAAGGGTAATGCATCCTTTCAATACCGCTTGGGCTGGTTCCCAAAgcatctgctgaaaaaaatctcatccaGGCATGCTCAACAGAACAACTCTGTGGTCTGCCTGGGCCAGGAGACAGCATGTGCCAACCCATGGCCAGACAATCAGACCACCTTGTTAGCTGGCCGGGGGCTCAGAGGTCCCATCAGGGAGCCAGATGCCCAGGCAGACTTGAgctcctcttgctgctgttcagCCACCCGTGGGCCAAAGGAAGAGGCGGCAGAGGATACGGCATAATGAAAGGTTACAGTCTCCTGAAAAGAAGGCGTAGACCgaggagaggctgcaggaagAGAGAGGTGGAGTGAAGGCACAGGAGTAGGGAAGTAATGTTTCTTTAGACTTGCATTGATAAATGGGACTTCCTAAAAGACGCCTCACTAATTCAAGTCAAACACGTAATCAAAACTTCACAAAGTAGAGTCATTATCTGTAACAAGGCAGGCAAGTAGTTCATTAGCCAAATTTTCAGTGTGACGAAAACCAGCTTCAAGCCTCTTCTATTCACCATGCATCACAAAGGCACCTAATCACAGGGCAGTCTTAATACTAGACCACAAGTGACAGGCTCATCCCTGCAAGATACAGGAAAACATCAAAATGCCAGGATAACTTTTAGCCTACCCAGTACCTGAAACCCTTGTATTTCTATTAAAgactttcagttaaaaaaaggacaaaattaaaattgcttCAGTCTACAGAAATCTGCTTGGACTGGGGCacacctttctcttttctgaccTGAACCAAACTGCAAAGCTTTATCCAACTCGCATGCGCTGAGCCAGCATTTTCTCCAAAGAAACTCTTATTCTTCCCTTGTTCCTGCCCTCCACACAAATACTCAGACATCCATGCACCaagcccagaaaaaaacccaaaaaaccaaaacggtcagttttaaatacagacaGGCTCCTTGACTCAGTTTGTCTTGTAACCACACATGCCATTCTCAATGCAAAGGAAGATGAGTGAGCGAGCAACGAGGCTACTACTTTCCCAGCTCATAACACATCAAAAACTACACACTTAGTACAGGGCCATACCAACCCCCAAGCAGGACTGAATCTTTCAAAGTAGAAATAAGCTTTTCAGTTCATTGTATCTACTTTTTAACCCTCGCTGAAGCTGCATGTCTCATGATGAGATGCCTGTACGTATGGATTTCTAGTTCtacaaatttatttcattttcacaaaatattttgaaaaaagaagtgacagaAGATCACGCACATCCCCCCCACTTAAGTGGCAGAAGTTTACAGACCCGTAACAGTGCTGTTACTCCAAGAGGACTACAGTACTCATCTTACTTCTGATCTCCGGAAGGATCCAAAATAGTAGTCTAAGCCTCTTTGAAAGAAGACATAAATTTTTTAgacaaaactgactttttttgagagaaaacaaTATAGTGCTTGACCCAGATAAGAGAATCTTCCAAATAAATGCACTGAAATTGCTCACTAACGTAATTCCATCATTTTCAATTCACCCCAAGTCCTGAGAAACACAAGGTTCCTGCAACACCGCATCAAAGCTGACACAAGTTCCTTAAGATGTAACTGAATTGTGCACATATTGGTGGTATTCGGACTGTATGCTATCTTAATCTCATTCTAAAAACCAGGTTTATTGCCTAAATTCCACTGCAGTTTCTTTCATCCATATGCCGGTTGCCACCCAGAAAAATCGACTGTCAAACTTTAACCAGAGTTAGCTGCAAGTTAAACTTCGGAAAGACTTCAAAACCTTCATCCTTCTCCACTTCCTCCTTTGAAAGCCATCTTCCCCACCGACCAACAAATCTGGTTACCGTCTACAGCGAAAATCTGAGTtgtaaaaaacaagaaaaaagaaaagccagggAGGACGGTTCAGCAGAGCGCCTGCAGACAGCAAGCTGATGAATGAAGCGGCCACGGGGGTCTTTTCACGGAGCCGCTGGAGTGCCTCGCCGCGGCCAGAGCTggggcacggggcagcccctcGGGCCCGGCCACGGCCCCGCGGCTCTGTCCGGCACCGGGCACCGGCTCGGGTGGGCGAGCGAGGAGACACGGCTGCCCCCGGCGCTCCGCCGGCCCCGCGGGAGCCGCGCCCGGGCGGGACAAGGCGCGGGTGACAGGCGCCCCTCGGCCCGGCCTGCCCCGGCAGGAAGGAGCCGGCGGCCGGGCGCCGCAAAGGCCGGGGCGGTGGCGCCGGGTCCGCGGGGCGGCGCCGGGGCTCCGCTCCCCGCCAGCCCGGGGAACgagccggggcaggggccgccgccaccgcctcctcccccccccgccgcggccctCCGCGGCCGAGCCCGGGCCTCCCGCCCCGCCACTCACCAGGATGCGCTTGAAGAGCGCGTTCTCCTTGGGCGGCAGGCTCACCGACGGCATcctccccgccgctcccgccgaAGGGCTCCGGGGAGGGGGGTGGGCGGGCGGGCTTGCGTCCCGTCCCCGCTGCTCAGTCGCCGCTGCCGGGAGCCTCCCCGCCGGAGTCtggctactgctgctgctgctgctaccaccaccaccgccgccgcctccccacCCCCGCCCGCCCTCCGTCAAACAGCCGCGCTCTCGCCGGCCGCGGGCCCGGCCCCTCCCGGCCGCCGTCTGCGCGCCGGGCTGCCCCGCGCGGCGCCGAGCCCCGGGCGGCGGCTCACGTGGTAACTGAGCAGGCCGGAGAGAGGCGCCACCAAAATGGCCACCGCGGAGGGCTTCCCCAGCCGGGTCACGGCGGCCAGCGCGCATGCGCCGCGACCCCGCGCCGGcaccgcccccgcccccgccaggTGTGCCGGGCCGGGTTCGGGAGGGGCGCCtcggcccgcccgcccgctgAGCCAgggccgggccccggccccggggcggcgcggcgctgcTCCGCGGAGGAGACCCTGAGCGCCCTTGCCCGTAGCCAGGTGCTTGCACTTCAGGCTGTCGCCCGCGCAGCGCGGCCACCGATCGGCCCTGAGGGGCGCAGCGCCTTACTCCACGCGCGCGGGCTTAAGGAAGAAGGGGCGGGCGGCAGAGCGCCGCTCTGCCCACGCCCGCAGCGCCAGCCGGGCCTCGCAGAGCCGGTTCCGCCCGCGgagggggcaggcaggcagcccgcCCTcgctgccggcggggcgggcggcgccgctTTGTACCGTCAGCAAACGCACTGAAGGGCggggtggggagctgggggtgcGCAGGAGGCGCCCGGCCCGCCAGGCCTCGTGCGGGGGAGCGCGTCCGCTCGCGGCGCCCGGGGGAGAGGCGGGGCGGGACGCGCGGGTACGGGgcgaggggcggggcggggcggcccctCCCCCATGGGCGGAGCCGGGCCGAGGCGacaagatggcggcggcggcggcgctgagGGTGGCGAGGCGGTTGAGGCTGGTGGCGGGAGCGCCGAGCCTCGgtgagcggcggcgggggcagagggggggcCTGGCTCGCCGTGGCGGGGAGCCCGTTATGGTTTAGGCGGGTGGGAGTCTGTTGTCCTCTGCCCCGAGAGCGTTGTGCGTTAGCGGGCTACGGCGGTGCCCCGGGGCCTGTCCGCTGACCCGAGCGCCCTGGGAGCTCGGCTGCTTGCGGGGGTGCTGGCCGGCGTCGTCCCCGTTAGCTGGAGCGCTCCTCGCTTCATGGCTGGAATTAAAGCAAGCTGCAGTGGCAGTTTtcctctttgtattttttttaaatacaaaccaattggtcatatatatataattttatttttttttatattaagttGGTGCTGCTTCCAGGCCGGGGGAGGACCCGCCGTTCCTCCCCGCAGCTGTGGTGCCGGCCCCCCTCAGGAAGGCTGTGCCGGGGGTGCCCTCGGTGGGGCGGGCTGTGGGCAGGTGGGGAAAGCCCTGGGTACAGGAGCTTTCTGCAGGGGACAGTGAGAGGCGGCGCAAGCAAAGGACGCGGTAGCGTATGGTTTTTGTGgccagagggaaggggaaaaaggcacTGCTTTGAGCTGTTGGCAGCgccccatcccttccctcctctccctcggATCAGGGGGTGCATGCTGCAGTGTATCTACAAATGGGTGAGCTATAACAATGTTATGGGGACCATTTATACATGATAATtggatttgtttgggttttttgttgttgtggtttgtttgggtttttttttttcccctgattgTATGAGTGTCAGTAATTGACTTGGTAGTCTAAACCTGAAAGATGTTAACATGTTTCTAATCTTCTGCCTTTTTAGCTTTTACTCGTTCTGCGTTTGTTGCAAAAAGACGTAATTATGACCAACCAAACTGGTTTGGAGTTGGCTTGGCTTTTGGCACTAGTGCTGTCTTGTGGGCTCTTGTaagtgttttcatttggttttgttgaaCTTAACTATTCCCGAACCATAGTGATCTGAAGGCAATGACTACAACCTACTTAGTTGATTGGGGTAACGGATGGTCATAGCAGGTGTCACGATTGAAGCATGATATGTTGATTAGTTATGTTTTCCCAAATCTATGTTGCgcttttctttataaaatttaataacTTATTAACCTTCTCTCTGTTGCAAACTTAAAACAGCCACAACAGAAGAATTAATTCTTCAAGCCTGTTGGGTTAAGGctttaacattattttccccaatggatcctaaaaaaaaaaaaaaaaagacctagGGATGTGCCTAGGTAGTGTTGTGTTTATCAGGCTACTAATGCATTCtcctcatttttcagctgtagtCAATTGATTAAGACCCCCTTTTCCTGAGCAAAATGCAGATGTAAGATGTTCCCTGTTTCAGGGAACTCACAGGCTCAATGTTGATAAAGCAAGCAGGGTGTAGTAGCTCTCACAAAGAAATGTGCAGGATAAGCAGCACTCCCATGATGACAACACTTTTCAGGGTGGGGTGGATTCCCTTTGGGGTTTTCCCCGtttttggggtggtggtggaTTGATTGACAGTAGGAACCTCCTCCCCCTCAATTGGCCAGCAGAAGGTGTTTGAGAGGTGTGGAAAAAATGCCTCGCTGGACAATTGATAATGTACGGATAATTTACTCAGAATTGTCCCAGTTATGTATTGGTTTGCATTCCGATAATAgaaattttatattctgtagaaatctttttgttctctggTTCCAGCTGTGCATTATATAGCCTTTTATCATATACTGCTATTTTGTAGCTTTTCAAGCAGCATAATGAAGATGTAAAGGaatatgaaagaagaaaagaagagagacaacATAAGTGTACAGAATGTTCATAGTAAGTATGTACATACAGATGCTTTTGACTTAGCTGAACAAAAATTCTGCAGATCTTTGACTTCTGTTAGCAATCAAGATATTGGActgacttttcttcttcccgtattattttccttaataCTTTACATCTTGGCTTTTGCTATTCTTCTAACTCATTCCCAGTTTTGAAGTGATAGGGTGACTGAtctatattttcatatattcatttgtgtgtgtattcaCTGCCAGCTTTCTGTCTTGGACATGCAAACTTTTGGCAAATAACACATCTCTTACAGTGTCTATAATAAATTTAGGTCGCAAAGTGAATACCTTACAAATGCTTTAGTGACAAGGAGATCAAGGTCACTAAAAATAGCttatctttgccttttttttattttaacagacCTATAGTGGGAAAAACTTGTAGTGCTGTGGTTATTTTTCCTATAAATATTCCTCTTCagctaaaaatacagtatgttgTGAGATGTTTCTAACCATattcattgtatttatttttcttgttgctaagatttttttttttctctttcttaggTTGACGGTACGCTCAGTAAGTAACATGATGACCAGTTGTCCTACATATAAATGAGCACAGCAGAAGTACAAAGTATCTAAATACTTATATGTTCATACATTTCATGTGCagaattatgaaataaattataaagtCTGGAAGAAACTTATGAAGACTTTTCTTGccatttatatttcattctgCTGGTGTTGAAATTGTTTTACGCggcatttctgtttcatagtttatcaatgttattttcaaaactgtgttGTTGTGGAAGCTATATTACAAAACTAGACATCACTTCAGAGAAAATTCAGCAGATATTGCAGAAGTTAAGTGTACTCTCGCCCTGCCACCATTTTCATTGctaaatttataaaataagtgATAAGCAAATATAAGAATGGGATTTATGGGAAACCTGATAAAACTAATCTGTACAAATGCCGAAATGTGCATTTGCTACTTCACACATCAAAGAAGTAGCTTTCAACTTAGTCTTGACCAGGTAGACTTTCAAAGCTTGACCTAGTGATGTAGGGATGCCATAATTGAAGTTACACATCTGTTTGCGAGCTTGATCTAGTTCCTTGAGTGCTGTTGTTCTTCAGTCCTTTGTGGTCTGgattgatttgattttttttgttgttttgtttttgttcttcccCTGGAGCAGAAATGAAGCTTTGTCAGAGACAACAAAAATCAGAGGCGGCCAAACTCTAAATTCTGTGTGggtctttattatttttccttgccagcaagtttgctttgcttttgctactGCATGCAAAGTTCAGatgtattctgtatttttagaaagcGGGGACGAAAGCTTGGTCTTGAATCTTGGAGACTTGTTTAACTGACCTGCAGCTCCTTCGTCTGTCCCTTCCTCAATGGCTGCTACATAGGTTCTCTTGGGCacagcttcttttctgtcttggaaAGCCTGTATGGCTTGTCATAGACAGAGCCATACCTTGCTGTTCCCTAAGGATCTACTCCTTGGAAGCGCGGTAGTTGGCAGCTGAGGTGACAGTGCCAGTTCTGTGGGGTTTGTCCAGGGCGGTagaggggggtgtgtgtgtgcggTGCCTTACCCAGGTCTTGTGCGTGTGTCATGGAGGAGAGGCTGGCCTTCCCCTCTCTGTGTTTTTGGAATTGCTCGCTGCCTGAAAGGTGCCCCCAGCCTCGGTGGTGAGACTGCACAGCCGATGTCCGTCTCGAGTGTGAGCGCTGCCTTCTGGACACTGACGCCCGCCCTCACCTTCTCTTCATGCATCAAGGTCAGTCAAGGACAAGGGACAGACAAATGGGATAATGACAATCGGCAGAATATGGCATTAAATAATCATCGAGGGAATATCAAAGCTATGTATAGAGAAGGGACAAGTAACGGGGGCCAACTGTCTAACGatgtggggaggagaaggacagcTGCGCAGCTCTGACCCTGAGACGCCCATGACTTTTAACAGCTAATGTGATCCCGCAGCGGTGATTTACTTCCTCAAGCATTTCACTACCAACACTGAACTCCTTTGTCCCGGTGCTTAACCTGAGTGCCCGTCGCTGTGAATTTAGTTGATTTCTCCAGATCTTTTTCCAGGAATTGTTGGCAGAGGAACGCTCTTAGAGAACTTACTGTTTTACTAAAATAGAATTATGTTCTTCACCatctttccccctctccttgtTGGTAAATGCAATCCCTGGTATCTTTCCTCGTATTCTGGGTCTGTTGAGTTTTCAGAAATTCCTGCTATCGCAGTCCATTTGCTGTTTGCGTGTTGCGCGCTAGGGGCTGTACTTCATTTCCCAGCTGGTGTTTCAGCGGCGGTACCTGGTATGGCAGCGCTCAGGGCATGGTCCTCTGACCCCTGCGTTCCGCGAAGGATCTTCCCCCCCCTTGTCAGCGCAGGCTCTGCTCCCCGACCGagccccgccgctcccgccgccgggaCACCCTCGGCCCCGGCCGGGAGGGGCGGCCGGGCGAGCGCCCAGGTGCACCGGCACGTGGCACGTGGCCCGGGGCGGGGCTGGCGCCGgccccgccctccccgccgtGGCCCCGCCCCGCCGTGCAGGGGAGGGCGGTGTCGGTGTCTTCTGCCGCGGCCGGAGCCCCGCGCTGTCAGGCAGCCCGAGGtgcccgctccgctccgctccccggctcccgccgccgccatgTATCTCTGCAGGGCCGCC
Proteins encoded in this window:
- the NDUFC1 gene encoding NADH dehydrogenase [ubiquinone] 1 subunit C1, mitochondrial, with protein sequence MAAAAALRVARRLRLVAGAPSLAFTRSAFVAKRRNYDQPNWFGVGLAFGTSAVLWALLFKQHNEDVKEYERRKEERQHKCTECS